The proteins below are encoded in one region of Armatimonadota bacterium:
- a CDS encoding ATP-binding protein, which produces MTAGVRSGAAAFVTSLRARLLASYLLIVVLALLTAGFYVVRQIEWRYTRSYELMLESQARVIAEALRPRMVAGADFRALEQAAKSFEWRKGAYVGVRDATGIKPHLGSDQPPPPPEVLRAREGDAATAQRWDDRNREMRIFAAAPIVQDGEVVGIIHVSAPRLWVDRQLQQIWWAFFTAGLLALVAAAFLGFRISRSITRPLGELERGARAISQGDYGRQVPVRTHDEVGRLGLAFNRMARQLAETIEQIREERNRLEAVLAGIRDAVVAVGPDQTVLLFNGAAREMLGLGDDVVGKKATAAIRNPTLVSLLQAAADGRVQSEEVELDGTGRVVEVTCSPIRATGGLPAGAVAVVRDVTELRRSERLRRELVANVSHELRTPLTSIKGFVETLLGGAMRDERNSRRFLEIIESEANRLVKMVDDLMELSRLESKGVTFETRPVDLAEACAAVAARHQPRAEQAGVRLVCEASDPTVVVADPDRVEQILTNLVDNALKFTSEGGEIRVRLSRQGTEAVVAVCDDGRGIPPDDLPRIFERFYRVDRSRTRGSGGSGLGLAIARHLVEMQGGRIWAVSQPGRGSVFSFALPLAHEPAPHPADAHGSGARNP; this is translated from the coding sequence ATGACCGCCGGGGTCCGGTCCGGCGCAGCGGCGTTCGTGACCAGCCTGCGTGCGCGCCTGCTGGCCAGCTACCTGCTCATCGTGGTTCTCGCCCTGTTGACGGCCGGCTTCTACGTCGTGCGGCAGATCGAGTGGCGGTACACGCGCAGCTACGAACTCATGCTGGAGTCCCAGGCGCGGGTGATCGCCGAGGCCCTGCGGCCGCGGATGGTGGCTGGGGCCGACTTCCGAGCGTTGGAACAAGCCGCCAAGTCGTTCGAGTGGCGGAAGGGTGCTTACGTCGGCGTCCGCGACGCCACGGGCATCAAGCCGCACCTCGGATCCGATCAGCCGCCGCCTCCGCCCGAGGTGCTGCGCGCCCGTGAGGGCGATGCGGCCACCGCGCAGCGGTGGGACGACCGGAACCGGGAGATGCGCATTTTCGCCGCAGCACCCATCGTGCAAGACGGGGAGGTCGTGGGGATCATCCACGTCTCCGCGCCCCGCCTCTGGGTCGATCGCCAGCTTCAGCAGATCTGGTGGGCGTTCTTCACAGCAGGCCTGCTGGCCCTGGTCGCGGCTGCATTCTTGGGTTTCCGCATCAGCCGCTCGATCACCCGGCCGCTCGGCGAGCTGGAGCGGGGCGCGCGGGCCATCAGCCAGGGGGACTACGGCCGCCAGGTGCCGGTGCGCACCCACGACGAGGTGGGCAGGTTGGGTCTGGCGTTCAACCGGATGGCACGACAGCTGGCGGAGACGATCGAGCAGATCCGCGAAGAACGCAACCGGTTGGAAGCCGTACTGGCCGGCATCCGCGACGCCGTCGTCGCTGTCGGACCGGACCAGACCGTGTTGCTGTTCAACGGTGCCGCCCGTGAGATGCTCGGGTTGGGCGACGACGTGGTCGGCAAGAAGGCCACGGCGGCCATCCGCAATCCGACCCTGGTCTCCCTCTTGCAGGCGGCGGCGGACGGGCGCGTGCAGTCGGAGGAGGTCGAACTCGACGGAACCGGCCGTGTGGTCGAGGTCACGTGCAGTCCCATCCGCGCAACCGGCGGCCTGCCGGCGGGGGCGGTCGCCGTGGTGCGCGACGTCACCGAACTGCGCCGTTCCGAGCGATTGCGCCGCGAACTGGTTGCCAACGTCTCGCACGAGCTGCGCACGCCGCTGACGTCCATCAAGGGGTTCGTCGAGACGCTGCTGGGTGGCGCGATGCGCGACGAGCGAAACAGCCGACGCTTTCTGGAGATCATCGAGAGCGAGGCCAACCGCCTGGTGAAGATGGTCGACGACCTGATGGAACTGTCGCGGCTGGAGAGCAAGGGGGTGACGTTCGAGACGCGCCCCGTGGACTTGGCGGAGGCGTGCGCCGCGGTGGCGGCCCGCCACCAGCCGCGCGCGGAGCAGGCCGGTGTCCGCCTGGTCTGTGAGGCAAGCGACCCGACCGTGGTTGTGGCCGACCCCGACCGCGTGGAGCAGATTCTGACCAACCTCGTGGACAACGCCTTGAAGTTCACCTCCGAGGGAGGGGAGATCCGCGTGCGGTTGAGCCGTCAGGGCACCGAGGCCGTCGTGGCCGTCTGCGACGACGGCCGAGGCATCCCCCCCGATGACCTCCCGCGGATCTTCGAGCGCTTCTACCGGGTGGACCGCTCGCGCACCCGGGGCTCGGGCGGCAGCGGCCTCGGCCTGGCGATCGCGCGCCACCTGGTCGAGATGCAGGGCGGGCGCATATGGGCCGTCAGCCAGCCAGGCAGGGGCAGCGTCTTCTCGTTCGCGCTGCCCCTTGCCCACGAACCCGCACCGCACCCCGCGGACGCGCACGGGTCCGGTGCACGCAACCCGTAG
- a CDS encoding response regulator transcription factor has protein sequence MHRILVVDDEPHIVELVRYNLAQEGFDVRVAYDGRSALQAARSERPDLIVLDLMLPYVDGLEICRTLRRESPVPILVLTAKDSELDRVVGLETGADDYVTKPFSPRELVARIRAILRRTRGDGDETGLLPATVAGDLVLDPNTREVRLRDRPVELTAKEFDLLRMLMAHPNRVFSRDALLEHVWGYDYFGSTRTVDMHISRLRDKIEDDPASPTFIVTVRGVGYKFKPPDPTAARRARRSAR, from the coding sequence ATGCACAGGATCCTCGTCGTCGACGACGAGCCGCACATCGTGGAGCTGGTGCGCTACAACTTGGCGCAGGAGGGCTTCGATGTGCGCGTGGCCTACGACGGCCGCTCCGCTCTGCAGGCCGCTCGCAGCGAGCGCCCGGACCTCATCGTGCTGGACCTCATGCTCCCGTACGTGGACGGCCTGGAGATCTGCCGTACGCTGCGGCGCGAGAGCCCCGTACCCATCCTCGTGTTGACCGCGAAGGACAGCGAACTGGACCGCGTCGTCGGGTTGGAGACCGGTGCCGACGACTACGTGACGAAGCCGTTCAGCCCGCGAGAGCTGGTGGCCCGCATCCGCGCCATCCTCCGCCGGACCCGGGGTGACGGAGACGAGACGGGCCTTCTCCCCGCTACGGTGGCGGGCGACCTGGTTCTGGATCCGAACACCCGCGAGGTCAGGCTGCGCGATCGGCCGGTGGAGCTGACCGCCAAGGAGTTCGATCTGCTGCGCATGCTGATGGCCCATCCCAACCGCGTCTTCAGCCGCGACGCGCTGCTGGAGCACGTCTGGGGCTACGACTACTTCGGGAGCACCCGCACGGTGGACATGCACATCAGTCGGCTGCGCGACAAGATCGAAGACGATCCTGCCAGCCCGACGTTCATCGTCACCGTCCGTGGGGTGGGTTACAAGTTCAAGCCGCCCGACCCGACGGCCGCCCGCCGGGCACGGAGGTCGGCGCGATGA
- a CDS encoding phosphoenolpyruvate carboxykinase — protein sequence MKLADRPTPSLPFPTDGAVYWNLSSPELVEHAVRRREGALAEGGPLVTITAPHTGRSPNDKFVVREEQTESEIWWGEVNRPMAPAHFEALRDHAFRHARTRDLYVQDLHLGADPRYRLPIRVITEYAWHSLFARNLFLRIEDPAAAALHDPQFTVVSLPSCQADPLRHGTRSETFIVLNFAQRIVLIGGTSYAGEIKKSMFTVMNYLLPRQGIPSMHCSANVGADGRSALFFGLSGTGKTTLSTDPHRPLVGDDEHGWTDEGIFNFEGGCYAKVIRLSPEAEPEIYATTRMFGTILENVVMDPSTRTLDLDDATITENTRGAYPITHLSNYVPGGRAGHPSDVVLLTADAFGVLPPIARLTPEQVMYHFLSGYTAKVAGTERGVTDPEATFSACFGAPFLPLAPGRYAELLAGRIRAHRVRAWLVNTGWTGGPFGVGRRIGIQHTRALLRAALTGDLDDVPYRSDPVFGLHVPERVPGVPQEILLPRATWSDGDAYDAQARRLARMFTENFRRFASQVSQEIRDAGPRV from the coding sequence ATGAAGCTCGCCGATAGGCCGACTCCCTCCCTGCCGTTCCCCACCGACGGTGCGGTCTACTGGAATCTCTCCTCACCGGAACTCGTCGAGCACGCCGTACGCCGCCGCGAGGGCGCGCTGGCCGAAGGCGGCCCCCTCGTGACGATCACCGCTCCTCATACCGGCCGGTCGCCGAACGACAAGTTCGTGGTCCGCGAAGAGCAGACCGAATCGGAGATCTGGTGGGGCGAGGTCAACCGCCCCATGGCGCCGGCGCACTTCGAGGCTCTGCGCGACCATGCGTTCCGGCACGCACGCACACGCGATCTGTACGTCCAGGACCTGCACCTCGGCGCCGATCCCCGGTATCGCCTGCCGATCCGGGTCATCACGGAGTACGCCTGGCACAGTCTGTTCGCCCGAAACCTGTTCTTACGGATCGAAGACCCGGCGGCCGCCGCCCTGCACGATCCGCAGTTCACCGTGGTCTCCCTGCCCTCGTGCCAGGCGGACCCGCTGCGCCACGGTACTCGCTCCGAGACGTTCATCGTCTTGAACTTCGCGCAGCGCATCGTCTTGATCGGCGGCACGTCGTACGCCGGCGAGATCAAGAAGTCGATGTTCACTGTCATGAACTACCTGCTGCCCAGGCAGGGCATCCCCTCGATGCATTGTTCCGCCAACGTCGGCGCCGACGGTCGGTCCGCGCTGTTCTTCGGACTTTCGGGCACCGGCAAGACCACGCTCTCCACCGATCCTCATAGGCCACTGGTGGGCGACGACGAGCACGGCTGGACCGACGAAGGGATCTTCAATTTCGAGGGCGGCTGCTACGCCAAGGTGATCCGCCTCTCCCCGGAAGCCGAACCCGAAATCTACGCCACGACCCGGATGTTCGGCACGATCCTCGAGAACGTCGTGATGGACCCCAGCACGCGCACCCTGGACCTCGACGACGCCACCATCACCGAGAACACCCGCGGCGCATACCCGATCACCCATCTTTCAAACTACGTACCCGGGGGACGGGCCGGGCATCCCAGCGACGTCGTCCTGCTGACGGCCGACGCCTTCGGAGTCCTGCCGCCCATCGCGCGCCTGACCCCCGAGCAGGTGATGTACCACTTCCTGTCCGGCTACACCGCCAAGGTGGCCGGCACGGAGCGGGGTGTGACCGATCCTGAGGCCACGTTCAGCGCCTGCTTCGGAGCGCCCTTCCTGCCCCTGGCCCCCGGACGGTACGCCGAACTGCTGGCCGGACGGATCCGAGCCCACCGCGTCCGCGCCTGGCTGGTCAACACCGGTTGGACCGGTGGTCCGTTCGGCGTCGGTCGGCGGATCGGCATTCAGCACACGCGGGCGCTCCTGCGCGCCGCCCTCACAGGAGACCTCGACGACGTGCCGTACCGTTCGGATCCGGTGTTCGGTCTGCACGTTCCGGAACGCGTACCGGGCGTGCCGCAAGAGATCCTGCTGCCGCGGGCGACATGGAGCGACGGGGACGCCTACGACGCTCAGGCGCGCCGGCTGGCGCGGATGTTCACGGAGAACTTCCGGCGCTTCGCCAGCCAGGTCTCGCAGGAGATCCGGGACGCCGGGCCGAGGGTGTGA
- the tdh gene encoding L-threonine 3-dehydrogenase encodes MRALRKTDRSPGLTLHEVAVGQPGPGEVLVRVLRAGICGTDLHIHRWDAWAASRVRPLTTLGHEFCGVVAAVGPGVAGVTEGERVSVECHINCGRCLQCRSGQAHICPNIEIIGVDRDGAFADYVVVPARNLWRIPHGIPVDVAAIMDPIGNAVHAALSASLVAARVVVIGCGPIGLIAVAVARSAGASLVAATDVRPRRLELARIMGADLAVDAREDVAELLLDATGGVGADVVLEMSGHPNGLHTGLRVLRNGGHVALLGLPSRPVELDLTNLVIFKGATVLGVFGRRLWETWEQSTRLLQNGLDVTPVITHRFPLEAFEEAFSVLESGEAGKVVFEIGPDSELWD; translated from the coding sequence ATGCGGGCCCTGCGCAAGACGGATCGATCGCCCGGCCTGACGTTGCACGAGGTGGCGGTCGGACAGCCCGGCCCGGGGGAGGTCCTGGTCCGCGTGCTCCGGGCCGGCATCTGCGGGACGGACCTCCACATCCACCGGTGGGACGCCTGGGCTGCCTCGCGGGTACGCCCGCTCACCACGCTGGGCCACGAGTTCTGCGGGGTCGTCGCGGCCGTCGGGCCCGGCGTCGCGGGTGTGACCGAGGGCGAGCGGGTATCCGTCGAGTGCCACATCAACTGCGGACGTTGCCTGCAGTGCCGGAGCGGTCAGGCGCACATCTGCCCGAACATCGAGATCATCGGGGTCGACCGGGACGGTGCGTTCGCCGACTACGTGGTCGTACCGGCCCGCAATCTCTGGCGGATTCCCCACGGGATCCCGGTCGACGTCGCGGCGATCATGGACCCCATCGGGAACGCGGTCCACGCGGCGCTGTCGGCGAGCCTCGTCGCGGCGCGTGTCGTAGTCATCGGCTGCGGCCCGATCGGGCTCATCGCCGTCGCGGTCGCCCGCAGCGCCGGGGCCTCCCTCGTGGCGGCCACTGACGTCCGGCCGCGGCGGCTGGAACTGGCGCGCATCATGGGGGCCGATCTGGCGGTCGACGCCCGTGAGGATGTCGCCGAACTCCTCCTCGACGCCACCGGCGGCGTGGGCGCCGACGTCGTCCTTGAGATGTCCGGTCATCCCAACGGGCTCCACACCGGCCTGCGGGTGCTGCGCAACGGCGGCCACGTCGCGCTGCTGGGGCTGCCGTCCCGCCCCGTGGAACTGGACCTGACGAATCTGGTGATCTTCAAGGGCGCGACGGTTCTGGGAGTCTTCGGTCGGCGTCTGTGGGAGACGTGGGAGCAGAGCACGCGCCTGCTGCAGAACGGGCTGGACGTGACCCCGGTGATCACGCACCGCTTTCCGCTGGAGGCGTTCGAGGAAGCCTTTTCGGTGCTGGAGTCGGGCGAGGCGGGGAAGGTCGTCTTCGAGATCGGGCCCGACTCAGAGCTCTGGGACTAG
- a CDS encoding glycine C-acetyltransferase has translation MLQQTHPLRHLEAELADLRARGLYCWPRELQSVQAPRAVYDGREVVNLCSNNYLALANHPKLKEAARRAVDQLGVGSGAVRTIAGNMALHRELEEELARFKHTEATLLYQSGFAANAGTVSAILTKEDVVVSDELNHASIIDGCRLSGATKKIYRHRDVAHARELLAASRDARVVLLITDGVFSMDGDIAPLPELCALAREYGAIMMVDDAHASGVLGRQGRGTVDHFGLHGQVDIQVGTLSKAFATLGGYVAGSRALIEYLMHKARPLLFSTSHPPAVAAAALAAVRVVQEEEGLIERLWENTRYFKDGLRQLGFDTGASQTPITPVMTGDEILAMRLSDRLFEEGVFALGIGFPTVPRGKARVRTIVTSGHTREDLDRALDAFERVGRELGLI, from the coding sequence ATGCTCCAGCAGACCCATCCGTTGCGTCATCTCGAGGCAGAACTCGCCGACCTGCGCGCCCGCGGGCTGTACTGTTGGCCGCGAGAACTGCAGAGCGTGCAGGCTCCGCGGGCGGTCTACGACGGCCGAGAGGTCGTCAACCTGTGCTCGAACAACTACCTGGCGTTGGCGAATCATCCGAAGCTGAAGGAAGCCGCGCGCCGTGCCGTGGACCAGCTCGGCGTCGGCTCCGGTGCGGTCCGCACGATCGCGGGCAACATGGCGCTGCACCGCGAGTTGGAGGAAGAGCTGGCTCGCTTCAAGCACACCGAGGCGACCCTCCTCTACCAGTCGGGCTTTGCCGCCAACGCGGGCACGGTCTCCGCGATCCTCACGAAGGAGGACGTCGTCGTCAGCGACGAGCTGAACCACGCCAGCATCATCGACGGTTGCCGGCTCAGTGGCGCGACAAAGAAGATCTACCGCCACCGCGACGTCGCCCACGCGCGGGAGTTGCTGGCGGCCTCCCGCGACGCCCGCGTCGTCCTGCTGATCACCGACGGCGTGTTCAGCATGGACGGCGACATCGCGCCGTTGCCGGAACTGTGCGCGCTGGCGCGCGAGTACGGTGCGATCATGATGGTCGACGACGCTCATGCAAGCGGCGTGCTGGGGCGCCAAGGACGCGGGACGGTGGACCACTTCGGCCTGCACGGACAGGTGGACATCCAGGTCGGCACGCTGTCCAAGGCGTTCGCGACCCTGGGAGGATACGTCGCGGGCAGCCGCGCGCTGATCGAGTACCTGATGCACAAAGCTCGGCCGCTGCTGTTCTCCACCTCTCACCCCCCGGCCGTCGCCGCCGCGGCGCTGGCCGCGGTGAGGGTGGTGCAGGAGGAGGAGGGGCTGATCGAGCGGCTGTGGGAGAACACGCGGTACTTCAAGGACGGGTTGCGCCAGCTGGGATTCGACACCGGGGCCAGCCAGACGCCGATCACGCCCGTAATGACCGGCGACGAGATCCTCGCCATGCGCCTCAGCGACCGACTCTTCGAGGAGGGAGTGTTCGCGCTGGGCATCGGCTTCCCGACCGTCCCGCGTGGCAAGGCCCGGGTGCGCACGATCGTCACCTCTGGCCACACGCGCGAAGACCTGGACCGGGCGCTCGACGCGTTCGAACGGGTCGGCCGGGAACTGGGACTCATATGA
- a CDS encoding molybdopterin molybdotransferase MoeA: protein MKVFTSLPTVDEAVDRFLGTVRPQPRGSEIVRLEHVLGRITAQDLVAPEDLPPFDRSAVDGYAVRCADVAGASAEAPATLRVVGEVRVGEAARVSLLPGQAVRIPTGGMLPEGADAVVMQEHCDRQGERLAVHTSVQAGANVVCQAADVRRGEVVALAGTRIRPQELGLLAGLGIVEVPCCVPPRVAIFSTGDEVVPADRTPMPGQVRDMNRHSLAGQVSRLGAVPLVGGILSDEAEAVERRLRDAMHSADVLLVSGGSSVGARDVLAEVVPRLGAPGVVVHGVAIKPGKPTLLALCDGKVVIGLPGNPVSAMVVFEAFARPVLEAMLGLRPDLRGARRVLARLAQRLRAPADREEFVRVRIAGRGDCPVAHPVLGGSAIITTMTRADGYVRVPMGQTLDGGAWVEVHLFD, encoded by the coding sequence ATGAAGGTCTTCACGTCCCTACCCACCGTCGACGAGGCAGTCGACCGCTTCCTGGGCACGGTGCGCCCGCAGCCGAGGGGTTCGGAGATCGTACGGCTGGAACACGTGCTCGGCCGGATCACCGCCCAAGACCTCGTCGCGCCCGAAGACCTGCCACCGTTCGACCGCTCGGCCGTGGACGGCTACGCGGTCCGCTGTGCGGACGTCGCAGGCGCTTCCGCTGAGGCTCCGGCCACACTCCGGGTGGTCGGCGAGGTCCGGGTGGGGGAGGCCGCTCGAGTTTCGCTCCTCCCCGGACAGGCAGTGCGTATTCCCACCGGAGGGATGTTGCCGGAGGGCGCGGACGCCGTCGTGATGCAGGAGCACTGCGACCGCCAGGGTGAACGGCTGGCGGTGCACACGAGCGTGCAGGCCGGTGCCAACGTGGTCTGCCAGGCTGCCGACGTCCGCCGCGGCGAGGTCGTGGCACTTGCGGGTACGCGGATCCGGCCGCAGGAACTGGGGCTGCTCGCAGGGCTGGGCATCGTGGAGGTGCCGTGCTGTGTGCCGCCGCGCGTGGCGATCTTCTCCACCGGCGACGAGGTCGTGCCGGCCGACCGCACGCCGATGCCGGGTCAGGTGCGCGACATGAACCGCCACAGCCTGGCTGGGCAGGTGTCGCGTCTGGGCGCGGTCCCCCTCGTCGGCGGGATCCTGTCCGACGAGGCCGAGGCGGTCGAGCGGCGCCTGCGCGATGCGATGCACTCGGCGGACGTCCTCCTGGTGTCCGGCGGGAGTTCGGTGGGAGCACGCGACGTGCTGGCCGAGGTCGTCCCGCGTCTGGGCGCACCCGGCGTGGTGGTCCACGGGGTCGCGATCAAACCAGGCAAGCCGACCCTGCTGGCGCTGTGCGACGGGAAGGTGGTGATCGGGCTGCCGGGCAACCCGGTCTCTGCGATGGTCGTCTTCGAGGCCTTCGCCAGACCGGTGCTGGAAGCGATGCTGGGGCTGCGGCCCGACCTCCGGGGCGCCCGTCGGGTCCTCGCCCGGCTGGCGCAGAGGTTGCGCGCTCCGGCTGACCGAGAGGAGTTCGTGCGCGTTCGAATCGCCGGGCGGGGCGACTGTCCGGTCGCACACCCCGTTCTGGGCGGATCTGCGATCATCACCACGATGACCCGCGCCGATGGCTACGTCCGCGTGCCGATGGGCCAGACGCTGGACGGCGGGGCGTGGGTCGAGGTGCATCTGTTCGACTGA
- a CDS encoding cupin domain-containing protein — MQHLRRTDDPRGVEIVAVFFEPGSRTRPHVHHTDQTLVFFEGEGIVATETVRRTVRAGEVVVIPAGTWHWHGATRKAGASHLSIKPPGPTDWDAPLRNWHEY, encoded by the coding sequence ATGCAGCATCTCCGCCGGACCGACGACCCGCGCGGGGTGGAGATCGTCGCGGTCTTCTTCGAGCCTGGCTCCCGCACCCGACCGCACGTGCACCACACCGACCAGACGCTCGTGTTCTTCGAAGGGGAGGGAATCGTGGCGACGGAGACCGTACGGCGGACCGTGCGGGCCGGCGAGGTCGTCGTGATCCCGGCCGGTACCTGGCACTGGCACGGGGCGACCCGAAAGGCGGGTGCGTCCCACCTGTCGATCAAGCCGCCCGGACCCACCGATTGGGACGCGCCGCTGCGGAACTGGCATGAGTATTGA
- the moaC gene encoding cyclic pyranopterin monophosphate synthase MoaC — protein sequence MTHLDSAGRPRMVDVGAKAESVREATARGEVRMKPATLAMVREGRAHKGDVLAAAQIAGIQAAKRTWEIVPMCHPVPLTGVEMDFDFDAQQSAVRIRATARTVARTGVEMEALTAVVAAALCVYDMCKAVDREMTITEVWLERKSGGRSGTWERTPGFALRKASRDERT from the coding sequence CTGACCCATCTGGACTCGGCAGGGCGGCCGCGGATGGTCGACGTAGGCGCCAAGGCGGAGTCCGTTCGCGAGGCGACCGCGCGCGGGGAGGTCCGGATGAAGCCCGCGACGTTGGCCATGGTCCGCGAGGGCCGCGCGCACAAAGGAGACGTGCTGGCCGCCGCGCAGATCGCGGGGATCCAGGCCGCCAAGCGCACCTGGGAAATCGTCCCGATGTGCCACCCCGTTCCGCTGACGGGTGTGGAGATGGACTTCGACTTCGACGCGCAACAGTCGGCGGTTCGCATCCGGGCCACGGCCCGCACCGTCGCACGGACCGGCGTCGAGATGGAGGCGCTGACGGCCGTGGTGGCGGCGGCGCTGTGTGTCTACGACATGTGCAAGGCCGTGGACCGCGAGATGACCATCACCGAAGTCTGGCTGGAACGGAAGTCGGGCGGCCGGTCTGGCACGTGGGAGCGCACACCGGGCTTTGCACTCCGGAAGGCATCACGGGACGAACGGACGTGA
- a CDS encoding PaaI family thioesterase, which translates to MIERANRCFVCGPDNPIGLHLRFSPDGRAIEAEFVPTELHVGYEGIVHGGILAAAMDDAMANLFYFRGQKGLTARMEVRFRRAVRPGQALRVRAWIEEEGPRTITARAEVLCGGDVACAASGTFLRSQIERDSLGQS; encoded by the coding sequence GTGATCGAGCGCGCCAACCGCTGCTTCGTGTGCGGTCCGGACAACCCCATCGGCTTGCACCTGCGCTTTTCTCCGGACGGCAGGGCGATCGAGGCGGAGTTCGTGCCGACCGAGCTGCACGTCGGATACGAGGGCATCGTACACGGTGGCATCCTCGCGGCGGCGATGGATGACGCGATGGCCAATCTCTTCTACTTCCGCGGCCAGAAGGGTCTGACGGCCCGGATGGAGGTTCGATTTCGGCGGGCGGTGCGGCCCGGACAGGCGCTCCGCGTCCGGGCCTGGATCGAGGAGGAGGGCCCGCGCACGATCACGGCGCGGGCCGAGGTCCTGTGCGGTGGGGACGTCGCCTGCGCGGCGTCGGGCACCTTCTTGCGGAGTCAGATCGAGCGGGACAGCCTTGGACAGTCCTGA
- the smpB gene encoding SsrA-binding protein SmpB, which yields MDSPERTVLTNRRARHEYHIEQTHEAGLVLTGTEVKSLRAGKASLQDAYARIRGGEVWLMNMYIHPYEKGGVFNHDPLRPRKLLLRSEEIRRLVGRVQQRGYTLIPLRVYFRRGYAKVELALARGKKLYDRREAVARRDAERQIARAVGERKPSRNP from the coding sequence TTGGACAGTCCTGAGCGCACCGTCCTCACCAACCGGCGCGCACGCCACGAATACCACATCGAGCAGACCCACGAAGCCGGTCTGGTGCTGACCGGGACCGAGGTGAAGTCGCTGCGCGCCGGAAAGGCCTCGCTCCAGGACGCCTACGCACGCATCCGCGGCGGCGAGGTGTGGCTGATGAACATGTATATCCACCCCTACGAGAAGGGAGGCGTCTTCAACCACGACCCGCTGCGTCCGCGCAAGCTGCTCCTCCGTTCGGAGGAGATCCGACGCCTGGTCGGCAGAGTCCAGCAGAGGGGTTACACACTGATCCCCCTGCGCGTGTACTTCCGGCGGGGCTACGCCAAGGTCGAGCTGGCGCTGGCGCGCGGCAAGAAACTGTACGACCGACGGGAAGCGGTGGCCCGGCGAGACGCCGAACGGCAGATCGCCCGCGCGGTTGGGGAACGCAAGCCCTCCCGGAATCCGTGA
- a CDS encoding Fur family transcriptional regulator: MDIITQTRRELAATGRRVTPQRLAVYGALRRARDHPSAEDVYRSVRRTHPTMSRATVYRALDLFASLGLVEVFRGADGVARYDPHPSSHVNLECAVCGRIEDVSDPGLQTLAQRTAQRVGFALAGLVVLRGRCRMCAAAPKTATPNRKGRGHHG; encoded by the coding sequence ATGGATATCATAACGCAGACCCGCCGAGAACTCGCGGCGACCGGACGCCGTGTCACCCCGCAGCGGCTGGCAGTCTACGGGGCGCTGCGGCGTGCGCGGGACCACCCGTCGGCGGAGGATGTGTACCGCTCGGTCCGGCGGACCCACCCGACGATGAGCCGGGCGACCGTATACCGTGCGCTCGATCTGTTCGCCTCGCTCGGACTCGTGGAGGTGTTCCGGGGCGCGGACGGGGTCGCGCGGTACGATCCGCATCCCAGCTCGCACGTCAACCTGGAATGTGCGGTGTGCGGGCGCATCGAGGACGTATCCGACCCCGGTCTGCAGACGCTGGCACAGCGCACCGCCCAGCGGGTGGGCTTCGCGCTGGCCGGGCTCGTGGTCCTGCGCGGCAGGTGTCGGATGTGCGCGGCGGCTCCGAAGACGGCAACACCAAACCGGAAAGGGAGGGGACATCATGGGTGA
- a CDS encoding ferritin-like domain-containing protein, producing the protein MGEKGRAIVDLDVEELIGQLRKAYLDELLAFYSYWITAQVAEGWHGEELVEHFQDEAKDELGHAQKLAARIVELGGDPVVHPRDWEAGANAPWTAPRANWADADGMVEDQIRAERGAIETYNRLAKMTFGKDPVTYALATELLADEVRHEEFLENLLGGRRSKA; encoded by the coding sequence ATGGGTGAGAAGGGCAGGGCCATCGTCGATCTGGACGTCGAGGAGCTCATCGGTCAACTGCGCAAGGCTTACCTCGACGAGCTGCTGGCGTTTTACTCGTACTGGATCACTGCTCAGGTGGCGGAAGGCTGGCACGGTGAGGAGCTCGTAGAGCACTTCCAGGACGAGGCGAAGGACGAACTCGGCCACGCGCAGAAGCTGGCAGCCCGCATCGTGGAACTGGGGGGTGATCCGGTCGTCCACCCGCGGGACTGGGAGGCCGGTGCCAACGCGCCGTGGACTGCGCCCCGTGCGAACTGGGCGGACGCCGACGGCATGGTCGAAGACCAGATCCGGGCCGAGCGAGGGGCGATCGAGACGTACAACCGCCTGGCGAAGATGACGTTCGGCAAGGACCCCGTCACCTACGCCCTCGCGACGGAGTTGCTCGCAGACGAAGTCCGCCACGAGGAGTTCCTGGAAAACCTTCTGGGCGGCCGCAGATCGAAGGCGTAG